In Curtobacterium sp. L6-1, a genomic segment contains:
- a CDS encoding RNA degradosome polyphosphate kinase, producing MDTEPQLDGDSVANDLDDFDEVVEVEHESLPSDRYFDRELSWLRFNQRVLELGEDRTQPLLERANFLAIFASNLDEFFMVRVAGLKRRIDTGIAVPTNVGRAPSDVLRDIAMKAHELQERHARAFIGSLKPDLDAAGIHVEHWSDLGEDDRLRMREYFSEQIFPVLMPLAVDPAHPFPYISGLSLNLAVRVRNPKSQRQEFARLKVPQNYPRFIKLPDDNSGRLRYIPLEDLIANHLPDLFPGMEVLEHHVFRITRNEDVEIEEDEAENLIQALERELLRRRFGPPIRLEITEDMDPVTLDLLVRELDITEQEVYRLPSPLDLGGLFEIAKLARPDLHYPRHVPTTPVQFQPGEPNTKPDLFRAIASRDVLVHHPYESFATSVQAFLEQAAADPNVLAIKQTLYRTSGDSPIVEALIDAAAAGKQVLALVEIKARFDEQNNITWARKLEKAGVHVVYGLVGLKTHSKLVLVIRQEGGTLKHYSHIGTGNYNPKTSRIYEDMGLFTADDTVGKDLTRLFNELSGYAIEKKFKRLLVAPLHLRKGLVKRIQSEAQNARDGKPSGIRIKVNSMVDEQIIDALYLASQAGVPIDVWVRGICSLKPGLEGVSETIRVRSVVGRYLEHSRAFAFHNDGDPMVFIGSADMMHRNLDRRVEALVRLTTPAHINEVQEMFDLAMAETTSSWHLESDGEWTRRSTDEDGKPLADVQNVLMRTISARKRSTR from the coding sequence ATGGACACCGAACCGCAGCTGGACGGCGACTCCGTCGCGAACGACCTCGACGACTTCGACGAGGTCGTGGAGGTCGAGCACGAGTCGCTGCCCTCGGACCGGTACTTCGACCGTGAGCTCAGCTGGCTCCGCTTCAACCAGCGCGTGCTCGAGCTCGGCGAGGACCGGACACAGCCGCTGCTCGAACGCGCGAACTTCCTCGCGATCTTCGCCTCGAACCTCGACGAGTTCTTCATGGTCCGCGTCGCCGGGCTGAAGCGCCGCATCGACACCGGCATCGCGGTCCCCACCAACGTCGGTCGGGCGCCGAGCGACGTCCTCCGCGACATCGCGATGAAGGCCCACGAGCTGCAGGAGCGCCACGCGAGGGCGTTCATCGGCTCGCTCAAGCCGGACCTCGACGCCGCCGGCATCCACGTCGAACACTGGTCGGACCTCGGCGAGGACGACCGCCTGCGCATGCGCGAGTACTTCAGCGAGCAGATCTTCCCGGTGCTCATGCCACTCGCGGTCGACCCGGCCCACCCGTTCCCGTACATCTCGGGTCTGTCGCTGAACCTCGCCGTCCGGGTGCGGAACCCGAAGTCGCAGCGGCAGGAGTTCGCGCGCCTCAAGGTGCCGCAGAACTACCCGCGGTTCATCAAGCTCCCGGACGACAACTCCGGCCGTCTGCGGTACATCCCGCTCGAGGACCTCATCGCGAACCACCTGCCCGATCTGTTCCCGGGCATGGAGGTGCTCGAGCACCACGTCTTCCGCATCACCCGCAACGAGGACGTCGAGATCGAGGAGGACGAGGCCGAGAACCTGATCCAGGCGCTCGAACGGGAACTGCTGCGCCGTCGCTTCGGTCCGCCCATCCGACTCGAGATCACCGAGGACATGGACCCGGTGACGCTCGACCTGCTGGTGCGCGAGCTCGACATCACCGAGCAGGAGGTCTACCGACTGCCGTCGCCGCTCGACCTCGGCGGCCTGTTCGAGATCGCGAAGCTCGCTCGCCCCGATCTGCACTACCCGCGGCACGTGCCGACGACGCCGGTGCAGTTCCAGCCGGGCGAGCCGAACACGAAGCCCGACCTCTTCCGGGCGATCGCCTCGCGCGACGTCCTGGTCCACCACCCGTACGAGTCCTTCGCGACGAGTGTGCAGGCGTTCCTCGAGCAGGCGGCCGCCGACCCGAACGTGCTCGCGATCAAGCAGACGCTCTACCGCACCTCCGGGGACTCTCCGATCGTCGAGGCGCTGATCGACGCGGCCGCTGCGGGCAAGCAGGTCCTCGCGCTGGTCGAGATCAAGGCACGCTTCGACGAGCAGAACAACATCACCTGGGCACGGAAGCTCGAGAAGGCCGGCGTGCACGTCGTCTACGGCCTGGTCGGGCTGAAGACCCACTCCAAGCTGGTGCTCGTCATCCGGCAGGAGGGCGGCACCCTCAAGCACTACAGCCACATCGGCACGGGCAACTACAACCCGAAGACCTCGCGCATCTACGAGGACATGGGCCTGTTCACCGCGGACGACACCGTCGGCAAGGACCTCACGCGCCTGTTCAACGAGCTGTCCGGGTACGCGATCGAGAAGAAGTTCAAGCGGCTCCTCGTCGCCCCGCTGCACCTGCGGAAGGGCCTGGTGAAGCGCATCCAGTCGGAGGCGCAGAACGCCCGCGACGGCAAGCCCTCGGGCATCCGCATCAAGGTCAACTCGATGGTCGACGAGCAGATCATCGACGCGCTGTACCTCGCGAGCCAGGCCGGGGTGCCGATCGACGTCTGGGTCCGTGGGATCTGCTCGCTCAAGCCCGGCCTCGAAGGCGTCAGCGAGACGATCCGGGTCCGCAGCGTGGTCGGCCGGTACCTCGAGCACTCGCGTGCGTTCGCGTTCCACAACGACGGCGACCCGATGGTCTTCATCGGCAGCGCCGACATGATGCACCGCAACCTCGACCGCCGTGTGGAGGCCCTGGTCCGGCTCACGACGCCGGCCCACATCAACGAGGTGCAGGAGATGTTCGACCTGGCCATGGCCGAGACGACGAGCTCCTGGCACCTCGAGTCGGACGGCGAGTGGACCCGACGCTCGACGGACGAGGACGGCAAGCCGCTCGCCGACGTGCAGAATGTGCTCATGCGGACGATCTCGGCACGGAAGCGCTCCACTCGGTGA
- a CDS encoding phosphate ABC transporter substrate-binding protein PstS produces MNIKRIGSVAAIAIAGAVVLSSCAANEDNAGSNSSSSSSTGDMSSLSGTLTGSGSSAQQTAEATWAAGFQEQASGVTVNYTPDGSGAGRENFMSGAADFAGSDAALKDEELSGEFKNCAADSKGIDIPVYISPIAIAYKVDGVSDLTLDAKSIAGIFSGKITKWNDDEIAALNDGVDLPSSNITVVHRSDDSGTTQNFSEYVAANAPDVWTEEPSQTFPFQVGDSAKGTSGVASAMQGASNAITYIDDSGAGDLDKAKLMVGDKATELSAEGAAQVVADSDVASGREENDLAISIDRKDTAEGAWPLVLVSYAIACQEYEDKDKADLVKAYLGYVVSEDAQKAAATEAKSAALSSELSEKAAAAVASIK; encoded by the coding sequence GTGAACATCAAGCGAATCGGCTCGGTCGCGGCAATCGCGATCGCCGGCGCCGTCGTGCTCTCCTCCTGCGCGGCGAACGAGGACAACGCGGGCAGCAACTCGTCGTCCTCCTCCTCCACGGGTGACATGTCGAGCCTCTCCGGCACCCTGACCGGCTCGGGCTCCTCCGCTCAGCAGACCGCCGAGGCCACCTGGGCCGCCGGCTTCCAGGAGCAGGCTTCCGGCGTCACGGTGAACTACACGCCCGACGGCTCCGGCGCGGGTCGCGAGAACTTCATGTCCGGTGCCGCTGACTTCGCCGGCTCCGACGCCGCGCTGAAGGACGAGGAGCTCTCCGGCGAGTTCAAGAACTGCGCCGCGGACTCCAAGGGCATCGACATCCCCGTCTACATCTCCCCGATCGCCATCGCCTACAAGGTCGACGGCGTCTCGGACCTGACCCTCGACGCGAAGAGCATCGCGGGCATCTTCTCGGGCAAGATCACCAAGTGGAACGACGACGAGATCGCCGCCCTCAACGACGGTGTCGACCTGCCCTCCTCGAACATCACGGTCGTCCACCGTTCGGACGACTCGGGCACCACGCAGAACTTCTCGGAGTACGTCGCGGCGAACGCCCCCGACGTGTGGACCGAGGAGCCGAGCCAGACCTTCCCGTTCCAGGTCGGCGACAGCGCGAAGGGCACCTCGGGTGTGGCCTCGGCCATGCAGGGCGCCTCGAACGCCATCACCTACATCGACGACTCCGGCGCCGGTGACCTCGACAAGGCGAAGCTCATGGTCGGAGACAAGGCCACCGAGCTCTCCGCCGAGGGTGCTGCCCAGGTCGTGGCCGACTCCGACGTGGCCTCGGGCCGCGAGGAGAACGACCTCGCCATCTCGATCGACCGCAAGGACACGGCTGAGGGAGCCTGGCCGCTCGTGCTCGTCTCCTACGCGATCGCGTGCCAGGAGTACGAGGACAAGGACAAGGCCGACCTCGTGAAGGCGTACCTCGGCTACGTCGTGTCCGAGGACGCGCAGAAGGCCGCCGCGACGG
- a CDS encoding NUDIX hydrolase translates to MSGGRSGPVVAAGAVVWREQDGQPFVLLIHREHHKDVSFPKGKVDPGESVPEAAVREIDEETGYRVHLGAPLGLAEYVLPSGRDKVVHYWSARVSRKESERAGAFRPNDEVAAVEWVAIDDARGRLTYERDVEILERFAERAAANEHHTFALIALRHAKTVPGSHWDGPDATRPLLPVGRSQAKSLAAPVAAFGPKKIVSSTAARCLATVEPLSARTKLGVSDTPDISQDAYEHGTADVSRVVRKRLDKAKSAVLCSHGPVLPDIVARIASDTADDHSRFDLRRAAMLSVGDFAVLHIAGRKLVAVETHRNAVSA, encoded by the coding sequence GTGAGCGGTGGTCGGTCTGGTCCGGTCGTCGCCGCGGGCGCCGTGGTGTGGCGAGAGCAGGACGGTCAGCCGTTCGTCCTGCTGATCCACCGCGAGCACCACAAGGACGTCTCCTTCCCCAAGGGCAAGGTCGACCCGGGCGAGAGCGTGCCCGAGGCCGCGGTGCGTGAGATCGACGAGGAGACCGGGTACCGCGTGCACCTCGGCGCTCCGCTCGGGTTGGCCGAGTACGTGCTTCCGAGCGGGCGCGACAAGGTCGTGCACTACTGGTCGGCCCGGGTCTCCCGCAAGGAGTCCGAACGTGCAGGTGCCTTCCGTCCGAACGACGAGGTCGCCGCCGTCGAGTGGGTCGCGATCGACGATGCCCGCGGGCGGCTGACGTACGAGCGGGACGTCGAGATCCTGGAGCGCTTCGCCGAGCGCGCAGCGGCGAACGAGCACCACACGTTCGCCCTCATCGCGCTCCGGCACGCCAAGACCGTGCCGGGCTCGCACTGGGACGGCCCGGACGCCACCCGGCCCCTGCTGCCCGTCGGCCGGTCACAGGCGAAGTCGCTCGCAGCGCCCGTCGCCGCCTTCGGCCCGAAGAAGATCGTCAGCAGCACGGCCGCCCGGTGCCTCGCGACGGTCGAGCCCCTGTCCGCCAGGACGAAGCTCGGGGTGTCGGACACGCCGGACATCAGCCAGGACGCCTACGAGCACGGGACCGCTGACGTCTCGAGGGTCGTCCGCAAGCGCCTGGACAAGGCCAAGTCCGCGGTCCTCTGCTCGCACGGCCCGGTGCTGCCGGACATCGTCGCGCGGATCGCATCGGACACCGCCGACGACCACTCGCGGTTCGACCTGCGCCGGGCGGCGATGCTGTCGGTCGGTGACTTCGCCGTACTGCACATCGCCGGGCGCAAGCTCGTGGCGGTCGAGACGCACCGCAACGCAGTCAGCGCCTGA